A region of Schistosoma mansoni strain Puerto Rico chromosome 1, complete genome DNA encodes the following proteins:
- a CDS encoding ribosomal protein related → MVRKLKYHERKLLKKVDFINWECDNNLHEVKIMRLFHIQKREDYTLYNKLSRKIREIAEKLKNIDENDPWRAEMTELLTAKLHNLGLIPTRRSLMLASKVNASSFCRRRLSVIVMRSKMAETMKAAVTFVEQGHVRVGPDIIRDPAYLVTRSMEDYITWGSRSKIRKRIEDYNGLRDDYDDV, encoded by the exons ATGGTCCGCAAATTAAAGTATCACGAACGAAAATTGCTAAAGAAAGTCGACTTTATTAACTGGGAATGTGACAACAACTTACATGAAGTTAAGATTATGCGACTATTTCACATCCAGAAACGCGAAGACTACACACT TTACAACAAACTCTCTCGAAAAATCAGAGAAATTGCGGAAAAACTTAAGAATATCGATGAAAATGATCCTTGGAGAGCAGAaatgactgaactgctgacagcAAAGTT ACACAATTTGGGTTTGATACCAACAAGAAGAAGTCTTATGTTAGCGTCAAAGGTCAATGCTTCTTCATTTTGTCGAAGGCGGCTTTCAGTTATTGTAATGCGTTCAAAAATGGCAGAAACAATGAAAGCAGCTGTGACGTTTGTTGAGCAAGGACATGTTCGTGTGGGCCCAGATATCATACGAGACCCAGCATACCTGGTTACAAG ATCTATGGAAGACTACATAACTTGGGGATCTCGATCGAAGATTCGTAAACGGATTGAGGATTATAATGGATTGCgagatgattatgatgatgtgTGA